A window of the Enterobacteriaceae bacterium 4M9 genome harbors these coding sequences:
- the dppB gene encoding dipeptide ABC transporter permease DppB, translating into MLQFILRRLGLVIPTFIGITLLTFAFVHMIPGDPVMIMAGERGISPERHAQLLAQMGLDKPMWQQYVNYVWNVLHGDLGMSLKSRLPVWDEFVPRFKATMELGVCAMIFAMAVGIPVGVLAAVKRGSVFDHTAVGLALTGYSMPIFWWGMMLIMLVSVQLNLTPVSGRISDTVFLDDTLPLTGFMLIDTAIWGEQGDFIDAVAHMILPAVVLGTIPLAVIVRMTRSAMLEVLGEDYIRTARAKGLTRLRVIVVHALRNAMLPVVTVIGLQVGTLLAGAILTETIFSWPGLGRWLIEALQRRDYPVVQGGVLLVATMIILVNLLVDLLYGVVNPRIRHKK; encoded by the coding sequence ATGTTGCAGTTCATCCTTCGGCGTCTGGGGCTGGTTATCCCGACGTTTATCGGCATCACGTTACTGACCTTTGCGTTCGTACACATGATCCCCGGCGATCCGGTGATGATTATGGCGGGCGAGCGCGGTATTTCCCCGGAACGTCACGCTCAATTACTGGCGCAGATGGGGCTTGATAAACCGATGTGGCAGCAGTACGTCAACTACGTGTGGAACGTGCTGCACGGTGATTTGGGCATGTCGCTCAAAAGCCGCCTGCCGGTGTGGGACGAGTTCGTGCCGCGCTTTAAGGCCACAATGGAACTTGGCGTATGCGCCATGATTTTTGCTATGGCGGTTGGCATTCCGGTTGGCGTACTGGCTGCGGTAAAACGTGGCTCTGTGTTTGACCATACCGCCGTGGGACTGGCGCTCACCGGTTATTCCATGCCGATTTTCTGGTGGGGCATGATGCTCATCATGCTGGTCTCGGTACAGCTAAACCTGACGCCGGTATCCGGGCGCATCAGCGACACCGTGTTCCTTGACGACACGCTGCCGCTCACCGGTTTTATGCTGATCGATACCGCTATCTGGGGCGAACAGGGCGACTTTATTGATGCCGTGGCGCACATGATTTTACCGGCGGTTGTGCTCGGTACCATTCCGCTTGCGGTGATTGTGCGTATGACGCGCTCGGCCATGCTTGAGGTGCTGGGTGAAGATTACATCCGCACCGCCCGCGCCAAAGGGCTGACGCGCCTGCGCGTTATTGTTGTTCATGCCCTGCGTAACGCCATGCTGCCGGTAGTGACGGTCATTGGTCTACAGGTCGGCACGCTGCTCGCAGGCGCCATTCTTACCGAAACAATCTTCTCCTGGCCGGGGCTGGGACGCTGGCTGATTGAGGCGTTGCAACGGCGTGATTACCCGGTGGTGCAGGGCGGTGTGTTGCTGGTGGCGACCATGATTATCCTCGTCAACCTGCTGGTCGACCTGCTGTACGGCGTGGTGAACCCGCGTATTCGTCATAAGAAGTAA
- a CDS encoding FAD-dependent oxidoreductase has product MSKNIVIIGAGFAGMWSALSAARLAFLHDSTDITVTVIAPQAALCIRPRLYESNPAALASPLLPLFAATGVTFVAGSVSHIDCGAHKVVYSDENGLENTLSFDKLILASGSRLNRDAVAVAGAETFAFDIDQAESAAHFDRHLHSLAAQPQSAARNTFVVCGGGLTGIELATELPARARAVLGAEAEIQVIVVERASAPGAQFSHEMQKTIADASRELGVEWRLNSSVEEVRADGVLLTSGEFIASHSVVLTAGVSASPLAAQISGERDARGRLHVDDNLKVIGQDDIYATGDVARAVCDDEGRFALMTCQHAIPLGKFAGNNAAAALLGVAPLPYRQPGYVTCVDLGAWGAVFTETWEQKVKVVRSEAKAIKISITHDLIVPPAAEREMAFRQADPLAPFV; this is encoded by the coding sequence ATGAGCAAGAACATCGTTATCATTGGAGCAGGTTTTGCTGGCATGTGGTCCGCACTGAGTGCGGCACGTCTGGCGTTTTTGCACGACAGCACCGACATCACCGTTACCGTTATCGCGCCGCAGGCCGCGCTGTGCATTCGCCCACGGCTGTACGAGAGCAACCCGGCGGCACTCGCCTCGCCGCTGTTGCCGCTGTTTGCCGCAACGGGAGTGACTTTTGTCGCAGGCAGCGTCAGCCATATCGACTGCGGCGCACATAAAGTGGTTTACTCCGATGAAAACGGTCTGGAAAACACCCTCTCCTTCGACAAGCTGATACTCGCCAGCGGTAGTCGCCTTAATCGCGACGCCGTTGCCGTTGCCGGTGCCGAGACCTTCGCCTTTGATATCGATCAGGCAGAGTCCGCTGCCCACTTCGACAGACATTTGCACTCCCTGGCAGCCCAACCGCAAAGCGCTGCGCGCAATACCTTTGTGGTATGTGGCGGTGGGCTGACCGGTATTGAGCTTGCGACCGAACTGCCCGCCCGCGCACGTGCCGTTCTGGGAGCAGAGGCTGAGATACAGGTGATTGTGGTTGAACGCGCCAGCGCGCCTGGCGCCCAGTTCAGCCATGAGATGCAAAAAACCATTGCCGACGCCTCACGCGAGCTTGGTGTTGAGTGGCGGCTTAACAGCAGCGTGGAAGAGGTGCGTGCCGACGGCGTGTTGCTGACCAGCGGTGAATTTATTGCCTCCCACTCGGTTGTGCTGACAGCGGGCGTTAGCGCCAGCCCGCTCGCCGCACAGATTAGCGGTGAACGTGACGCTCGCGGTCGCCTGCATGTGGACGACAACCTGAAGGTAATCGGCCAGGACGATATCTACGCTACCGGCGACGTGGCCCGTGCAGTGTGTGACGACGAAGGCCGATTTGCACTGATGACCTGCCAGCACGCTATTCCACTGGGTAAATTTGCCGGTAACAACGCCGCCGCCGCACTTCTCGGCGTGGCACCGCTGCCTTATCGCCAGCCAGGGTACGTGACCTGTGTCGACCTGGGAGCCTGGGGTGCGGTATTCACTGAAACATGGGAACAAAAGGTGAAGGTGGTACGCAGCGAGGCAAAAGCTATCAAAATTTCTATCACTCACGATCTTATCGTACCGCCTGCCGCCGAACGCGAAATGGCATTCCGTCAGGCCGATCCGCTGGCGCCGTTTGTGTAA
- a CDS encoding ABC transporter substrate-binding protein, producing the protein MMISFKPSGMLKCGLTLAALTVAAGVQAKTLVYCSEGSPEGFNPQLFTSGTTYDASSVPLYNRLVQFKAGSTELEPGLAEKWDVSEDGKTYTFHLRKGVKWHSNRDFKPTRELNADDVVFTFDRQKNTQNPYHKVSGGTYEYFEGMDLPALISDVKKVDDYTVQFVLTRQEAPFLADLAMDFASILSKEYADNMLKAGTPEKVDLNPIGTGPFQLQQYQKDSRILYKAFADYWGTKPKIDRLVFSITPDASVRYAKLQKNECQIMPYPNPADIAGMKQDKNINLMEQAGLNVGYLSFNVEKKPLDNLKVRQALTYAVNKEAIIKAVYQGAGVAAKNLIPPTMWGYNDDVKDYTYDPEKAKQLLKDAGMEKGFTIDLWAMPVQRPYNPNARRMAEMIQADWAKIGVNAKIVSYEWGEYLKRAKDGEHQTVMMGWTGDNGDPDNFFATLFSCAAAKDGSNYSRWCYKPFEDLIQPARASEDHNKRIELYKQAQVVMHDQVPALIIAHSTVYEPVRKEVKGYVVSPLGKHDFQSVSLGD; encoded by the coding sequence ATGATGATTTCTTTCAAGCCGTCAGGGATGCTGAAATGCGGTCTGACGCTTGCTGCGTTGACCGTTGCAGCAGGCGTACAGGCAAAAACGCTGGTGTATTGTTCAGAAGGCTCGCCTGAAGGATTTAACCCGCAGTTGTTTACCTCCGGCACCACCTATGATGCCAGTTCGGTTCCGCTGTATAACCGCCTGGTGCAGTTTAAAGCGGGCTCCACCGAGCTTGAGCCGGGTCTCGCTGAGAAATGGGACGTTAGCGAAGACGGTAAAACCTACACCTTCCATCTGCGTAAAGGCGTGAAGTGGCACTCAAACCGCGACTTCAAACCGACCCGCGAGCTGAACGCTGACGACGTGGTCTTCACTTTTGACCGCCAGAAAAATACGCAAAATCCTTACCATAAAGTCTCTGGCGGTACTTACGAATACTTTGAGGGCATGGACCTCCCGGCGCTGATTAGCGACGTGAAGAAAGTTGACGATTACACCGTGCAGTTTGTGCTCACCCGCCAGGAAGCACCGTTCCTGGCCGATCTCGCAATGGACTTTGCCTCCATTTTGTCTAAAGAGTACGCCGACAACATGCTCAAAGCGGGCACGCCGGAGAAGGTTGACCTCAACCCGATTGGCACCGGCCCGTTCCAGCTTCAGCAGTACCAGAAAGACTCGCGCATTTTGTATAAAGCGTTCGCGGACTACTGGGGCACGAAGCCGAAAATTGACCGCCTGGTGTTCTCCATTACTCCGGATGCCTCCGTGCGCTACGCCAAGCTTCAGAAAAACGAATGCCAGATCATGCCGTACCCGAACCCGGCCGATATTGCGGGCATGAAGCAGGATAAAAACATCAACCTGATGGAGCAGGCAGGGCTGAACGTCGGCTATCTGTCGTTCAACGTTGAGAAAAAGCCGCTTGATAACCTCAAAGTGCGCCAGGCGCTGACTTACGCCGTCAATAAAGAAGCCATCATCAAAGCCGTGTATCAGGGCGCAGGCGTTGCTGCCAAAAACCTGATCCCGCCGACGATGTGGGGCTATAACGACGACGTGAAGGACTACACCTACGACCCTGAAAAAGCAAAACAACTGCTTAAAGACGCGGGCATGGAAAAAGGCTTCACTATCGACCTGTGGGCGATGCCGGTGCAGCGCCCGTACAACCCGAACGCGCGTCGCATGGCAGAGATGATTCAGGCCGACTGGGCGAAGATTGGCGTGAACGCCAAAATCGTCTCCTATGAATGGGGCGAATACCTCAAGCGCGCCAAAGACGGCGAGCATCAGACCGTGATGATGGGCTGGACCGGTGATAACGGCGATCCGGATAACTTCTTCGCCACGCTGTTTAGCTGTGCGGCGGCGAAGGACGGTTCCAACTACTCGCGCTGGTGCTACAAGCCGTTTGAAGACCTGATCCAACCGGCGCGTGCCAGCGAAGATCACAACAAGCGTATCGAACTTTACAAGCAGGCTCAGGTGGTAATGCACGATCAGGTTCCGGCACTGATCATTGCTCACTCCACGGTATACGAGCCGGTGCGTAAAGAGGTGAAAGGCTACGTGGTCAGCCCGCTTGGCAAGCACGATTTCCAGAGTGTTTCTCTGGGTGACTGA
- a CDS encoding porin family protein, whose translation MKNIVAVSTLSVLCAFANAAWAKEGVYVSGKLGTSVVHVNGAKSTLVEEGKVIANPKLSRQNKGVFAGGIAVGYDFNAQHQLPVRLELDATFRGNGSSNDHAVIEDFSDDMRLKNRVKADTYMLNGYYDFHNSSAFTPYISAGMGLAHVKLKHKAVDADGEGRISGSSNNFAWGVGVGAQYAVTENIAIDAGYKYIHAGKVSASYYNPELDMAYKAKAKASVNDFVVGVTYSF comes from the coding sequence ATGAAAAATATCGTTGCTGTTTCTACCCTCAGTGTTTTGTGTGCCTTTGCTAACGCCGCCTGGGCGAAAGAGGGCGTTTACGTGTCCGGTAAACTGGGGACATCTGTTGTTCACGTCAATGGCGCGAAGTCCACGCTCGTTGAAGAAGGAAAAGTCATTGCTAATCCGAAATTATCCCGCCAGAACAAAGGCGTCTTCGCCGGTGGCATCGCTGTAGGTTACGATTTCAACGCTCAGCATCAGCTCCCGGTACGTCTGGAGCTGGATGCGACTTTCCGTGGCAACGGCTCATCTAACGATCACGCCGTTATTGAAGACTTCAGCGATGATATGCGTCTCAAAAACCGCGTTAAAGCTGATACTTACATGCTGAACGGTTACTACGATTTTCATAACAGCAGCGCATTCACCCCTTACATCAGCGCAGGCATGGGTCTGGCGCATGTAAAACTCAAGCACAAAGCGGTAGATGCAGACGGTGAAGGCCGTATTTCTGGCTCCTCCAATAACTTCGCCTGGGGCGTTGGCGTGGGTGCTCAGTACGCGGTGACCGAGAACATTGCCATTGATGCAGGCTACAAATACATCCACGCTGGCAAAGTGAGCGCGTCTTACTACAATCCGGAACTGGATATGGCGTACAAAGCGAAAGCAAAAGCATCCGTTAACGATTTCGTGGTTGGCGTGACCTACAGCTTCTGA
- the dppD gene encoding dipeptide ABC transporter ATP-binding protein: protein MALLNVDKLSVHFGDEAALFRAVDRVSYSVEQGQVVGIVGESGSGKSVSSLAIMGLIDFPGRVTAEQMTFNGQDLQRISERERRNLVGAEVAMIFQDPMTSLNPCYTVGYQIMEAVKVHQGGNRRTRRQRAIDLLTQVGIPDPASRLDVYPHQLSGGMSQRVMIAMAIACRPKLLIADEPTTALDVTIQAQIIELLLSLQRQENMALILITHDLALVAEAAQRIIVMYAGQVVEVGDARDIFRAPRHPYTQALLRALPEFAQDKARLASLPGVVPGKYDRPTGCLLNPRCPYATDKCRAEEPALNTVEQGRQSKCHYPLDDAGRPTYEFA from the coding sequence ATGGCGTTATTAAATGTCGATAAATTATCGGTGCACTTCGGTGACGAAGCGGCACTTTTTCGCGCGGTAGACCGCGTGAGCTACAGCGTGGAACAAGGCCAGGTGGTTGGCATCGTCGGTGAGTCTGGCTCCGGCAAGTCCGTTAGTTCGCTGGCGATTATGGGACTGATTGATTTCCCAGGCCGCGTCACGGCCGAGCAGATGACGTTTAACGGTCAGGATCTGCAACGCATTTCCGAGCGCGAGCGCCGCAACCTGGTGGGGGCCGAAGTGGCGATGATCTTCCAGGATCCGATGACCAGTCTTAACCCGTGTTACACCGTGGGTTACCAGATAATGGAGGCCGTCAAGGTGCACCAGGGCGGTAACCGCCGCACCCGTCGCCAGCGGGCCATCGACCTGCTAACCCAGGTGGGTATTCCCGATCCGGCCTCGCGGCTTGACGTGTATCCGCACCAGCTTTCGGGCGGCATGAGCCAGCGCGTGATGATAGCAATGGCCATCGCCTGTCGGCCCAAACTGCTGATTGCCGATGAGCCGACTACCGCGCTGGATGTGACGATTCAGGCGCAAATCATCGAGCTATTGCTGAGCCTGCAACGCCAGGAAAACATGGCACTCATTCTGATAACCCATGACCTGGCGCTGGTGGCAGAGGCCGCACAGCGCATTATTGTGATGTACGCCGGCCAGGTGGTGGAAGTGGGTGATGCCCGCGATATCTTCCGCGCGCCGCGCCACCCGTACACTCAGGCGCTGCTGCGTGCGCTGCCGGAGTTTGCCCAGGACAAAGCGCGGCTGGCGTCGCTGCCGGGCGTGGTGCCAGGTAAATATGACCGCCCCACCGGCTGCCTGCTTAACCCGCGCTGCCCGTATGCCACGGATAAATGCCGCGCTGAAGAACCGGCGCTCAATACCGTGGAGCAGGGCCGTCAGTCCAAATGCCACTATCCGCTTGATGATGCCGGGAGGCCGACCTATGAGTTCGCATGA
- a CDS encoding acetyltransferase, whose protein sequence is MDKKKNTAPNEGRAETWHAPKWNEHGKCYWDAQTQHESLNARANLILPPTKAIPVIFLPGVMGSNLMSTDGNHSKIWNGDDLIDTFLEWRRKNGETRRTLLNPDSTVVDNSGKVSQEIHSLITDDGKLFPTRKQRGWGEVLFFSYGKFLSVFQGALLDNWQRQIQTSLSDTPGETHHAALTHLVGQRLTTEESKESVLSEAELQHFTSFLFPVHVFGYNWLEDNRTSAKRLAKYIDEVILTYRHKHGGGMAFHEGKEKVILVTHSMGGLVARYASQVLGYQDKILGIVHGVIPDQGSPAAYRRMKVGAAQEGPAGLVMGKTAKELMPVLARAPAPLQLLPSARYFNGSPWLTVQAGDTDNRDLKLPKNQDPFGEIYLNKTLWWRLYESDILDKEKDKIERNWDAYFKLIDRPVRNFITMLEKKGYHSNTYAFYGNSISSDGTLTWKKTFITYPKNMHESERRLPNNYQEVPLPYNRSRYYKLSSSATPGDGTVPQESLNVIRHAPDVKSVLATKVDHQGAYNVDSLADIQKRPALQFTLRAIIKMVQEVPCPY, encoded by the coding sequence ATGGATAAGAAGAAAAACACCGCCCCCAACGAAGGACGCGCCGAGACCTGGCATGCCCCAAAATGGAATGAGCATGGTAAATGCTACTGGGATGCACAGACACAGCATGAGTCTCTGAACGCTCGGGCGAATCTTATTCTGCCGCCGACAAAAGCCATTCCCGTCATTTTCCTTCCCGGTGTAATGGGTTCGAATTTAATGTCTACGGATGGTAACCATTCCAAAATCTGGAACGGAGACGATCTGATTGATACCTTCCTGGAATGGCGCAGGAAAAATGGTGAAACACGGCGCACTTTATTGAACCCTGACAGCACTGTAGTCGACAACAGCGGCAAAGTTAGCCAGGAAATTCACTCTCTCATCACGGATGACGGCAAGCTGTTCCCAACTCGCAAGCAGCGGGGCTGGGGCGAAGTTTTGTTTTTTAGCTATGGTAAATTTCTGAGCGTGTTTCAGGGAGCGCTGCTCGACAACTGGCAACGCCAGATACAGACGAGCCTATCCGACACGCCCGGTGAAACACACCATGCGGCGTTAACCCACCTTGTCGGCCAGCGCCTTACAACCGAAGAAAGCAAAGAATCGGTATTAAGCGAGGCCGAGCTTCAACATTTCACCAGTTTTTTATTTCCGGTACATGTGTTTGGCTATAACTGGCTTGAGGATAACAGGACATCCGCTAAACGGTTGGCGAAATACATTGATGAAGTAATTTTAACCTACCGGCATAAACACGGCGGAGGGATGGCTTTTCATGAAGGAAAGGAAAAAGTCATTCTTGTCACCCACTCTATGGGAGGACTGGTTGCCCGTTATGCTTCACAGGTGCTCGGCTACCAGGACAAAATTCTGGGCATTGTCCACGGGGTTATTCCGGACCAGGGGTCACCCGCGGCATACCGGCGCATGAAAGTCGGTGCAGCGCAGGAAGGGCCAGCAGGGCTTGTTATGGGCAAAACAGCGAAAGAACTGATGCCCGTTCTGGCAAGAGCACCAGCACCATTGCAACTGTTGCCGTCTGCACGCTATTTCAATGGTTCTCCCTGGCTAACAGTACAGGCTGGTGATACCGATAATCGGGATTTAAAACTGCCTAAAAACCAGGACCCGTTTGGCGAAATCTACCTGAATAAGACCCTCTGGTGGCGGCTATATGAGTCGGATATTCTTGATAAAGAAAAAGATAAAATTGAACGTAACTGGGACGCCTATTTTAAATTGATAGACAGACCTGTTCGAAATTTTATTACAATGCTGGAAAAAAAAGGTTACCACTCTAATACTTATGCCTTTTATGGTAATAGTATTTCCTCAGATGGCACACTAACGTGGAAAAAAACCTTTATTACCTACCCTAAAAATATGCACGAAAGCGAACGGCGCCTACCTAATAACTATCAGGAAGTACCGCTACCCTATAACCGCTCCAGGTATTACAAACTATCGTCATCAGCAACCCCCGGTGACGGAACGGTACCGCAGGAATCGCTGAACGTTATCCGTCATGCCCCTGATGTTAAAAGTGTTCTTGCCACCAAGGTCGATCATCAGGGAGCCTATAATGTAGACAGTCTGGCGGACATTCAAAAAAGGCCCGCACTTCAATTCACCCTGCGGGCAATAATCAAAATGGTGCAGGAGGTACCATGCCCTTACTAA
- the dppC gene encoding dipeptide ABC transporter permease DppC yields the protein MTQLTTEKTITAPAPMTPLREFWHYFCRNKGAVVGLCYVVAMVIIAVFANFIAPHNPAEQFRDALLHPPVWQDGGSWQYILGTDDVGRDILSRLMYGARLSLLVGCLVVVLSLIMGVILGLIAGYFGGVVDSIIMRVVDIMLALPSLLLALVLVAVFGPSIVNASLALTFVALPHYVRLTRAAVLVEVHRDYVTASRVAGAGALRQMFVNILPNCLAPLIVQASLGFSNAILDMAALGFLGMGAQPPTPEWGTMLSDVLQFAQSAWWVVTFPGIAILLTVLAFNLMGDGLRDALDPKLKQ from the coding sequence GTGACGCAATTAACAACTGAAAAAACCATTACCGCGCCAGCGCCGATGACGCCGCTGCGCGAGTTCTGGCACTACTTTTGCCGCAACAAGGGCGCTGTGGTGGGCCTGTGCTACGTGGTAGCGATGGTCATCATTGCCGTATTTGCGAACTTTATTGCACCGCACAACCCGGCAGAGCAGTTTCGCGATGCGCTGCTGCACCCGCCGGTATGGCAGGACGGCGGTAGCTGGCAGTACATCCTCGGCACCGACGACGTAGGCCGCGATATTCTCTCGCGCCTGATGTACGGCGCGCGCCTGTCGCTGCTGGTTGGCTGCCTGGTGGTGGTGCTGTCGCTGATTATGGGCGTGATCCTCGGCCTGATAGCAGGCTACTTCGGCGGCGTGGTTGACAGCATCATCATGCGCGTTGTCGATATCATGCTGGCGCTGCCAAGCCTGCTGCTGGCGCTGGTGCTGGTGGCGGTGTTTGGCCCGTCCATCGTTAACGCCTCGCTGGCGCTGACGTTCGTGGCGCTGCCGCACTACGTGCGCCTGACCCGCGCAGCGGTGCTGGTGGAAGTGCATCGCGACTACGTCACCGCCTCGCGCGTGGCGGGCGCGGGGGCGCTGCGCCAGATGTTTGTCAACATCCTTCCTAACTGCCTTGCACCGCTGATTGTTCAGGCGTCGCTCGGTTTTTCTAACGCCATTCTCGATATGGCCGCGCTGGGCTTCCTCGGCATGGGCGCACAGCCGCCAACGCCGGAATGGGGCACCATGCTTTCCGACGTACTGCAGTTTGCGCAAAGCGCCTGGTGGGTAGTGACCTTCCCTGGTATTGCCATTCTCCTGACGGTGCTGGCGTTTAACCTGATGGGCGATGGTCTGCGTGACGCGCTGGATCCCAAACTTAAGCAGTAA
- a CDS encoding ABC transporter ATP-binding protein — protein sequence MSSHEASAQQPLLQAIDLKKHYPVKKGLFSQEMLVKALDGVSFTLERGKTLAVVGESGCGKSTLGRLLTMIETPSDGQLYWHGQDLLKHDPQAQKLRRQKIQIVFQNPYGSLNPRKKVGQILEEPLLINTSLSGAERREKALAMMAKVGLKTEHYDRYPHMFSGGQRQRIAIARGLMLDPDVVIADEPVSALDVSVRAQVLNLMMDLQQEMGLSYVFISHDLSVVEHIADEVMVMYLGRCVEKGTKEQIFNNPRHPYTQALLSATPRLNPDDRRERIKLTGELPSPLNPPPGCAFNARCWRRFGTCTQFAPQLKEYDGQLVACFAVDQDENGDKLAG from the coding sequence ATGAGTTCGCATGAGGCAAGCGCGCAGCAGCCGCTGCTGCAGGCTATTGATTTGAAAAAGCACTACCCGGTGAAAAAAGGGCTGTTCTCGCAAGAAATGCTGGTAAAAGCGCTCGACGGCGTGTCGTTTACCCTGGAGCGCGGTAAAACGCTGGCGGTGGTGGGCGAGTCCGGCTGTGGTAAATCAACGCTTGGCAGGCTGCTGACCATGATTGAAACGCCGAGCGACGGGCAGCTCTACTGGCACGGCCAGGACTTGCTTAAGCACGACCCGCAGGCGCAGAAGCTCAGACGCCAGAAGATCCAGATTGTGTTTCAAAACCCGTATGGCTCGCTCAATCCGCGTAAAAAAGTCGGGCAGATCCTTGAAGAGCCGCTGCTGATTAACACCAGCCTCAGCGGTGCCGAGCGGCGTGAAAAGGCGCTGGCGATGATGGCGAAGGTGGGTCTGAAAACCGAGCATTACGATCGCTATCCCCACATGTTCTCCGGCGGTCAGCGCCAGCGTATCGCTATCGCACGCGGGTTGATGCTTGACCCGGATGTGGTGATTGCCGACGAACCGGTGTCGGCGCTGGATGTCTCCGTGCGTGCGCAGGTGCTGAACCTGATGATGGACTTGCAGCAGGAAATGGGGCTGTCGTACGTGTTTATTTCGCATGACCTGTCGGTGGTGGAGCACATCGCTGATGAGGTGATGGTGATGTATCTGGGCCGCTGTGTGGAGAAAGGCACGAAGGAGCAGATTTTCAACAACCCGCGCCATCCTTACACCCAGGCGCTGCTGTCGGCTACGCCGCGCCTGAACCCGGACGACCGCCGCGAGCGCATCAAGCTTACCGGCGAGCTACCCAGTCCGCTCAACCCGCCGCCGGGCTGCGCCTTTAACGCCCGCTGCTGGCGGCGTTTTGGCACCTGTACCCAGTTTGCGCCACAGCTTAAAGAGTATGACGGCCAACTGGTCGCCTGCTTTGCGGTAGACCAGGACGAAAACGGCGATAAGCTTGCCGGCTGA
- a CDS encoding Rrf2 family transcriptional regulator, whose amino-acid sequence MSFFSSGVEYGVHSLMSMVDARGNTQEMSVREIAQLHGIPYVFLGKIFTKLAKAGLVESTEGRGGGFRLSRPPEEITVLDVALAVDEGKQLFECREVRQRMAVFNDEPPAWACDTPCSVRMVMDTAQQRMEEALAQHTILDLTRRMMKKAPDTYVVEVQDWLDERRGVKAARPQE is encoded by the coding sequence ATGAGTTTTTTCAGTTCTGGCGTGGAATATGGTGTCCATAGCCTGATGAGCATGGTAGATGCCCGGGGCAACACCCAGGAGATGAGCGTGCGGGAAATTGCGCAGCTGCACGGCATCCCTTACGTATTTCTGGGTAAGATCTTCACAAAGCTGGCAAAGGCGGGGCTGGTGGAGAGCACGGAAGGGCGCGGCGGCGGCTTTCGCCTGTCTCGCCCGCCGGAAGAGATAACCGTGCTGGACGTAGCGCTCGCGGTGGATGAAGGCAAACAGCTGTTTGAATGCCGTGAAGTGCGCCAGCGCATGGCGGTGTTTAACGACGAACCGCCTGCCTGGGCCTGCGACACACCGTGCAGCGTGCGCATGGTAATGGATACCGCACAGCAGCGCATGGAAGAGGCGCTGGCACAGCACACCATTCTGGACCTCACGCGCCGGATGATGAAAAAAGCCCCGGATACCTATGTGGTGGAAGTGCAGGACTGGCTTGATGAACGACGCGGCGTGAAGGCGGCACGGCCGCAGGAGTAA